GAGCGGGCTGTTCTTGCGTTCGATGAACCCGCCGCTCCGGGTCCACGCGCTGAAGGGGATCAACCTGTCCGCGCGGGACGGCGACCGCATCGGCATCATCGGCCACAACGGGGCCGGTAAGAGCACGCTGCTGAAGACACTCGCTGGCATCTATCCCCCGACGAACGGGACGCGCGAGGTCGAGGGGAAGATCTGTTCACTGTTCGACATCACGCTCGGCTTCGAGTTCGAGGCGACGGGCTGGGACAACATCATGTACCGCGCGTACCTGCAAGGCGAGACGCCGAGTAGCATTCGAGGGAAGCTGGACGCGATCGCAGAGTTTTCGGAACTCGGCGATTTCCTAAACATCGCGGTGCGGAACTACTCGGCTGGCATGCAGATGCGCCTCGCGTTCTCGATCGCCACCGCGATCGACCCCGAGGTGCTGCTGATCGACGAGGTGCTCGCGGTCGGCGACCTCGCGTTCCAGAACAAGGCCAAGGCCCGGATGAAGGAGCTGATGAAGACCTCGCGGCTCATGGTCATCGTCGCCCACGACCTGAACGCGATTCTGGACATGTGTACCCACGTCATCTGGATGGAACACGGGTGCGTCCGCGCCGAGGGCGCGCCGGGAATTGTTGTGGAGCAGTACATCGCGGCGGCGGCCGCGGCTTCCGGTCAGCTACCCGAAGCGTTAAAGGCGGCGTAACCCAGAGGGCTCCGCGTGCGCGTGCTGTTCAACGGGGTCACGACCCTCAAGCCGAAGACCGGGATCGCGCACGCCGCGGCGAACCTGCACGCGGCACTCGTCTCCACGTTCCCGCGCGACACGTTCTGGATGTATCCCGGCGCTCGCGCCGCGGATTTCGCGCGCCGGTTCTTCAAGCCCGCGTCCAAGTCCGGTTCCCCCGCGAACAAGTCCCCGAACCCGCTCAAAAGTCTGGCGAAGAAAACCGTCGGAGCAGCCGCAAAACTCGGTTTCGCAGCCCACTTTCAGGCGGTCGCACGCACCGGAAAGTTCGACCTGTATCACGAACCCAATTTCGTGCCGTTCCGGACCGGGTTGCCGCTCGTCGTCACAGTGTTCGACCTCTCGGTGCTGCTGTACCCGCAGTGGCACCCGCCCGAGCGCGTGAAGGCACATGAGGCCGCGTTCGCGCGCGGGATCGAACTCGCGGACCACATCATTGTTGGCACTGAGGCCGTGCGCACCGAGGCCCAGCAGCACCTCGGACTCGCACCGGACCGCGTGACCGCGATGCTCTGCGGCGTCGGCCCACAATTCCGGCCTCAAACGCCGAACGCCATCGCTGCCCTCCGCGCGAAGCACAACCTCCCGTCGCGCTACACGCTGTACGTCGGCACGATCGAACCACGCAAGAACATCGGAACACTTCTCCGAGCGTTTTGCGCGTTACCCGCACGAGCACGCGAAGCGTGCCCGCTCGTGTTGGCCGGTGGGTGGGGTTGGAAGACGGAAACCGAGCGCGCGCTGTTCGATTCCGAAGCCAAGTCCCTCGGCGCGATCCACCTGGGTTACGTGCCCGATGAAGACTTGCCCGCGCTCTATGCGGGTGCAGAAGCCCTGCTCTACCCCAGCTTCTACGAGGGGTTTGGGATGCCGCCGGTCGAGGCGATGGCGTGCGGCACCGCGGCCGTGACATCGACCGCCGACGCCGTGCGCGAAGTCGTCGGCACGAACGCCCTCACGATCGACCCGAACAACCTCGACGGTTGGCGCGACGCGCTGGCCCGCATCGCCGCGGACCGCGAGTTCCTCTCGTACTACCGCCGGCGCGGGATCGAGCACGCGGCCGGATTTTCGTGGGAATCGTGTGCCCGGATCACGCACGGCGTGTACCGCAAGGTACTGGGGCTCCAGCAAGAAGAGCCACAATTGCGCCGAGCAGCGTAGGTGAACCCCGCTCACAAGGGCGGGGTTCACAAGCCAACAGCCATATTCACACTGCGGCACCCATAAGATACTCGTCCAGCCGGTCGTAGCCCGCGGCCATGCCGTGCTCCATGCCGGACGCGAGCGCTCCGTCGCGGGCTTCCTTCGACGGGTACAGGACGGTGATCGTCAGGAGCGTTTGCTCCCCTCGGTCCGCGAGTACGAGCGTCGTGAGCTGTTCGCCCATTTGCGGAATGCACCCCGTCTCGAAACACTCGGTGCGCACGCTCCGCTCGGGCGGAACGATCTCACGGTACACACCACTCATCGTCATCCCGGCCCCGTCCGGTCCGCTCCACGCCCAGCGGAACTTCCCTCCCACGCGCGGATCTTCTTCGCACACTGTCATCTCCCATCCGGGCGGCCCGAACAGCCAGCGTTTAAGCAACTCGGGCTTCGACATCGTCTCCCACACCAGCTCGCGCGGCGCGTTGAACGTGCGAGTAATCACGATCTCGCGCTCACCGGACATGGTGACACTCAACTTGTTCTTCATGATCGCACTCCATCAACCTTTCTTGGGTTTCTTCGCGGACTTCAACTCTTCCAACAGGTCGTCGAGGCGCTCGAAGTTCGCCTCCCACAGCGCGCGGTATTTCTCCAGCCACTCGTTGGCCTCGGCCAGCGGTTCGGGCGCGATCCGGCACGGGCGCTTTTGGGCGTCGCGCCCTCTTGAGATCAGCCCCGCTTTCTCCAGCACTTTCAGGTGCTTGGAGATCGCGGGCTGGCTCAATTTGAAGGGCGCGACCAGTTCCGTGACCGTGGCCTCTCCTTGTGCGAGTCGAGCCAGAATCGCGCGCCGGGTCGGATCGGCCAGCGCCGCAAACGTGGCGTCGAGCCGGGCGGTCGCCATTGGTGCATAACCTCTGAGTTGTATAACCGAATGGAAATATAACCAACGCGCGGAACCCGGTCAATCACCGTAGGTCGAGTTTCAAAAAACGTTCGTGGGTAGTAGCGGATTGGACCGGTCGGGACGCGAGGACGTTCTGTGATACCAGATCACATGGAATCGTTACTGTTCGATCGATCTCACCCATCGGAACCCGATCCGTGGTTGGACCACGCTCGGGTTCCGGGTGCGGTATTCGAGCCGCGCCCGGAGGATCGCCCGGAGGCGGTCGATGCGTCCGATCGAGCGGTTCGCGACGGCCTCGCGGACGATCGGCCAGAACGGTTCCACGGGTTGGAGCTCCGGGGTACACGGGGGGAGGAAGTGGAGGACAACGTTGAACCGGGCGTGGAACCGGGAGGGTGAACCCGAGGTCCACCAGCCCGCGCCACCCGGTCTGTGGGCGGACGACCACGCCCCACCGACCCCGGACGTACACGGCCACCTTCGGGCCGGTCCACAGCCCCCGTCCGAGGGACGGTTCTTCAGGGCCGCGAACGGGGCCGTCCGCTGGTCCGGGGGCAACCGGGACCGCCCCCGTTGGGCGCCCGACGGTCGGTCAACCCGCCCGGCCCGGGCTCGTTCCATCGGTGGAGGACCGCCCGCGCGGTGATGACCGACACCCCGACCAGTGCCGCCGCCGGGGCCGGGGGCCGGGGTTCGTCGGTCCGGAGCAACAGCCAGACCGGATGCCACCGGGTCTTCTCGACCGGGTGCCGGCACGCCCGGTACTTGGCCCCGGCTTGGCGGGGCGCGCGGTGACGCAGCACGGGCAGGCGGAGCGGCCCGTAGTTGGATGCCCTCGGTCGGGGGACCCAGCAGACCGCGCTGGGCCTTCGCCGCTTCGGTCGTGGTGCTCGCCAAGCGCCCGCACGCAGCCCCAATCATCTGCCCGGGGCCGCGACCAGCGCCGTGAACGCGGGCTCGCGGCCCCGGGCCGTCCGTTCCGCAACGCCGGCTCCTGCGGCGGCTTCTTTGGTGGTCTTCTCGGCCGCGACCTGTGCGGCCAGCGCCTCATCCGCCCCGGATCGGCCCTCGCGCTTACGGCCACTGTTTGCCATCCGTGCTCACCTCCCAGCCAGTGGCACCGCGGTTTCGGTCGCGGCGTGGTCGGCCGCAATGACGTCGTGTTCCAACTCCAGCACCGACTTTCCGGCCGCAGCGAGCACGGTGAGCATCACTTGCACATCGATTTCCGCACCGCGCCAGTTCGCCCACCAAGTTCTCGTAAGCTCCGGTTGCGGTGGCGCGGATGTCCAAGGTCGGTGCCCTGGTGTCTATCCCCATAATCGGCCCGATCCGGCGACGCGAGGGGATACGTGTCGGTTCACAAAATTCGGGTATAGATCTGCACCCTAACTTTTGGCCGGCTTCGGCGGACGGGGCGGGAGCGCGGAGCGGCCGTTCGAGGCCACCGCACCGGTACCCGCACCGAGCACACCGGCGGTACCGAATTACCATGTTCGCGGCCGGCCGCATGGTCTTGTAGATCACCAGCGGCGCGCCCTCGCATGTCACGCACGTAAACGTCGCGGGTAGGTTCTCGGGTTCGGTCACGGTCGTTGGTTTTTGGGTGCGGTGGCCGCGCCCTGGTGGTCCTCGCGAACGCGGGCGGAGAAGAACTGCCCGATGACGTCCTGATCGGCCCGGTACTCAGCAGTTGCCCTGGTCACTTCGGCGGGCGGGCTGAGCGTCCCACCGGTGCGATAGA
This region of Gemmata massiliana genomic DNA includes:
- a CDS encoding SRPBCC family protein, whose translation is MKNKLSVTMSGEREIVITRTFNAPRELVWETMSKPELLKRWLFGPPGWEMTVCEEDPRVGGKFRWAWSGPDGAGMTMSGVYREIVPPERSVRTECFETGCIPQMGEQLTTLVLADRGEQTLLTITVLYPSKEARDGALASGMEHGMAAGYDRLDEYLMGAAV
- a CDS encoding ArsR/SmtB family transcription factor, whose amino-acid sequence is MATARLDATFAALADPTRRAILARLAQGEATVTELVAPFKLSQPAISKHLKVLEKAGLISRGRDAQKRPCRIAPEPLAEANEWLEKYRALWEANFERLDDLLEELKSAKKPKKG
- a CDS encoding glycosyltransferase family 4 protein, yielding MRVLFNGVTTLKPKTGIAHAAANLHAALVSTFPRDTFWMYPGARAADFARRFFKPASKSGSPANKSPNPLKSLAKKTVGAAAKLGFAAHFQAVARTGKFDLYHEPNFVPFRTGLPLVVTVFDLSVLLYPQWHPPERVKAHEAAFARGIELADHIIVGTEAVRTEAQQHLGLAPDRVTAMLCGVGPQFRPQTPNAIAALRAKHNLPSRYTLYVGTIEPRKNIGTLLRAFCALPARAREACPLVLAGGWGWKTETERALFDSEAKSLGAIHLGYVPDEDLPALYAGAEALLYPSFYEGFGMPPVEAMACGTAAVTSTADAVREVVGTNALTIDPNNLDGWRDALARIAADREFLSYYRRRGIEHAAGFSWESCARITHGVYRKVLGLQQEEPQLRRAA
- a CDS encoding ABC transporter ATP-binding protein, coding for MAKIELQDVSVTFNAHQQKRVSFKEYLVSGLFLRSMNPPLRVHALKGINLSARDGDRIGIIGHNGAGKSTLLKTLAGIYPPTNGTREVEGKICSLFDITLGFEFEATGWDNIMYRAYLQGETPSSIRGKLDAIAEFSELGDFLNIAVRNYSAGMQMRLAFSIATAIDPEVLLIDEVLAVGDLAFQNKAKARMKELMKTSRLMVIVAHDLNAILDMCTHVIWMEHGCVRAEGAPGIVVEQYIAAAAAASGQLPEALKAA